The following are encoded in a window of Pseudomonas multiresinivorans genomic DNA:
- a CDS encoding CDP-alcohol phosphatidyltransferase family protein, with protein MPTIAEIRKSMPQDKSNYDRWGNPAAYFCARPISYPITALFVSAGLSANFASLASIAFALAAILTAAISYPAWIITTLILLWLVLDCVDGNIARFTRTGSLKGEFLDAIGGYIITAGLYIAIGYGSGEQDALLLGAAASIFSILSRLILNKSNVLSGSKRNSTGDTGSGWKAQWLLSIYNLSGIGLLLTYLALHFQAITEFLLFQATLGGIITIATAVSSWKNL; from the coding sequence ATGCCAACAATCGCCGAAATCAGAAAATCCATGCCCCAGGACAAGAGCAACTATGATCGCTGGGGAAATCCCGCCGCTTATTTCTGTGCCAGGCCTATTTCCTATCCGATAACTGCGCTATTCGTCTCAGCAGGGCTAAGTGCAAACTTCGCATCTCTAGCATCAATTGCTTTTGCCCTTGCCGCAATCCTCACCGCAGCCATTAGTTACCCAGCCTGGATAATCACCACTCTAATACTTCTTTGGCTAGTACTTGACTGTGTCGATGGAAATATTGCAAGGTTCACTCGAACAGGCTCCCTCAAGGGAGAGTTCCTAGACGCCATCGGCGGATATATAATTACCGCAGGTTTATACATCGCCATCGGCTATGGAAGCGGCGAACAGGATGCCCTTCTTCTTGGTGCTGCTGCCAGCATATTCTCCATACTCTCTCGACTCATATTAAATAAGTCAAATGTTCTATCTGGATCCAAAAGAAACTCCACAGGCGACACCGGAAGTGGCTGGAAAGCACAGTGGTTGCTGTCCATCTATAACCTCTCCGGCATTGGCTTATTACTGACCTATTTGGCCCTACACTTTCAGGCTATTACTGAATTTCTTTTATTCCAAGCAACGCTAGGTGGAATTATCACAATCGCCACGGCCGTTTCTTCCTGGAAAAATCTATAA